CAGCGCCTGCCACGGCTGCAAGCGGGCCTGCTTCCTCCTCGCCTTCGTCTTTTTCATCCGCTCCTTCGGCGTCGCCTGATGCCGCCGTTCTCACAAATGGAATTCGCATCAAAGGCGAACTTTCCGGCAAAGCGGATCTGGTTATCGATGGCGAAGTCGAGGGCAGTATTCGCCTGGTTGAATCGCGGCTGACGATTGGGCAAAGTGGACGCGTCAAGGCCAGCATTGAGGCCCGTGAAGTGACAGTTCGCGGATCCGTGGAAGGCAATGTTCGTGGCCGCGAGCGCATCGCGCTCGGTTCGTCTAGCCGTGTGAAAGGCGACCTCGAAGCTCCGCGCATCGCTATTGAAGATGGGGCGAAATTCAAAGGCCGCGTGGAAATGGGTCCCACGGCAGACGCGCGCGAACATCAGAGCAAACGAAACGCGCCTGCGGCGAACGCCTCGACACCGGCTATAACATCGCCAGCGCCCGCTGCGGCTCCGTTTTCTTCCGCCGCACCCGTACAAACGCCTTCGTCAGTAAGCGCTTCTCCGGCGAATTCCGCTGAGCCAATCGCAGCGCATACAAAGCCATGAACTGGATGAGCAAACCGCGTCTGGGAAGCAGTGCCGCGGCGCCGTTGCGCGTGAAGAAATACGATTCACTTTCGGCGTCAACTCACACGAACGGCAATGAAAACCTTCGCCTCTCCAACGGGCTTAAAGATTTCCTATGGCTCATCAGCGATGTTGAAAATGGACGGCTTCTCGATCTCGGTGCAGTGTCCCAGGCCACACTCAGTTTTTTCATCGAACGAGGCTTTCGCGTGACGACCGATGATCTGCAGCGGTCCTGGGCGCAATTTCGTGCCATCGAGGAGGAAAAGCAGCGCAATCTCCCACCGAGCGATTTCAATGAACCGCTGACTGCCGAAGAGATTGCGCAGCAGTTCCTGCAAAATTCGCTGCAATATGCCGATGAAGAATTCAATGCTGTGCTTGTCTGGGATCTTTTCGATCATCTCGATGCAGACTTGCTTCCGAGCATCGCCAATCGGCTCTACGAAATCGTGCGTCCCGGTGGCGCGGTCCTCGGCATTTTTCACAGCAAACCTGCGGAGCGAATGTATCGCTACCGCATCGTAGATAACCAAACGATCGAAGTGATTCCCATTGGACCGGCTAAGGCGACGGAGCGTGCATTTCAGAATCGCGAGATTTTGAATTTGTTTGGCCGCTTCCGTTCGGCCAAGACCTTTGTGGGCCGCGACCAGCTCCGCGAAGGCCTGTTTATCAAGTAAGTTGCTGAACCGCTGCAGGATTCCGCATCTGTGAGATTCTCCTTATTTTCTCTCTTGCGTTCTTGCGCGCATCGGCGTATTAGGGACTTGGAACATGAATCACTTGGAGCACGGATGGACGAAAGTGTGACTCCACCGGGCCAAGACTCCTGATACATTCACACCGCTCTTGCGGTGCGTGCCCTCCAGGCGCCCAAGCGACGCCGACTGGGCTTCAGGAAACGCCGAATCGGGGAATCGCAAGATTCCCCGATTTGCATTTTTGGGAAGGTTTTTTCTGCGCGCTAGCCCGCCCGCTTCTGAGCGCGCACTTTCCACGCAGAAATAATTGCGGGCAGCAACGAGAGGAAAATCACTGCGGCGATGACCCAATGGATTTGCCTGTCGATGTGAGGAATAGTGGCTCCCAGCGTGTAGCCCAGCAGCACCATGCTGCAAACCCACAGAAGGCCACCGAAGATGTCGTACGTGAGATATCGCGCATAGTTCATTTTCGCAGCGCCGGTCACCGGAGGGCAAAACGTGCGGATAATGGGCACGAAGCGCGCGAGGATGACGGTCATGCCGCCATACTTTTCATAAAAGGCATGTGCTTCCTCAAGATGCTTTTTCTTGAAGAAGCGCGAATCCGGCCTGTTGTATAGGCTCCCGCCCGCCTGGCGGCCAATGAAATAGCCGAGCTGGTCGCCCGCAATCGCACACATGGATACCGGGAGCAGTAGCCAAACAAGCCGCAGTTGGCCTGCTGCGGCAAATACGCCGGCAGTCACCAGGAGGGAATCGCCCGGCAGGAAAAAGCCGAAAAACAGCCCCGTTTCCACAAAAATGACTCCGCACACCAAGAGTGTGCCGCCCCATTCGATCAGGCCTTTGACGTCGTATAGGCGATGAACCAAGCCTTGCCAGGGAATCAGCATTTGAACCGCATTATCCTCCAACAGAACACATAGACTGCTTGGACCTCACAGCAGAGCTACTGTAACTGACGCATTCTAAAACACATAGATATAGTCGCTGTCTCCGTGTGCGGCCGACGCCCCATCTCTGCATGCTACTAGTACTTTGCTCCCAGCTAAAGTGGCCCAGCGTACCATATCGCGCGCCGCGCCCAAACTTCAGAATGCGTGTGTCGGACACAAAACGCAGTCCAGGAGGGCAAGTATGGAAGGCGGATACACAGTCTGGATGGGGCAGCCAGTGGTTCTGAGAGTCGTGGCAGGTAACCTCCGCGTGCCGCTTCGTGGCCGCCTGGTGAGCGAAACGAATGATTCGCTCCGTTTGCGCATCGCCGACAACTGGGACGTCGATATCTTTAAGTCCATGGTCGTGGCAGTCGAACAGGATCTGCCGACGGTTCTGATTCACTAAGCCGAGAGTTTTCATATGAGTGAGTTTCGCGATATTTCGACAGACACACAATCGGCGGATCAAGGCGCGGACGATTTTCGATCTGCGACACTTCTTCCGTTGCTGATGAGCGCTTATGGATTGGCTGCTACGCTGGCTTATCGCGAAATCTTGAGGTTTTTAATCATGGCGCGGGTTCTGGGCTGCTAGTTCGGACTCGCGCCAGAGAATTCGATCTTCCGGCCCACCCTCAATGCCCCCGCCCGGGCTCGTCACCCCACGAGTCCGGGCTTCTTTTTTCTGCGCGGATAGGCGCCCAACTTCCAAATCAATACAGCACTGGAATCGAGAATCAGCGATGCGCCCTAGAAGTTTCTGCGCGTTAGCCGCTGGCAGCGGACTAGTCGCTGTTCTTTTCTTCTTTGCCCGACACCCAGGCGAATGCCTCTTCGCGGTCGCGAAACACACGTATGCCGCGCTCGCCGCGCATGTCACGGTGGATCTCAAATAAGCGCGCAAGTCCGTATACGGCAGATGTCCTGGCGATGATTGCACGACGAGAGGTCGTTGAGAAAACGTGTTCTATAGCCAAGTCTCGAATGTCGGAAGCTTCTACGTCCACATCTGTTACCTCAGAGAAATCCATGATCTGCGAATAATTGGGGTCGAAATCAGGATCTCTAGTAAGCGCGCGGCGATGGGTAACAAGTTCGGCTTTCGTAACCACGCCGGATGCGGAACTCAGCACTAGCCGGCGAGTCTTGTCGATGGTGTATGCGGTGGGCATACTCTGTTCAACGCCGAGTGAAGCTCGGATACTGAACCGCGCTGCGAAAATTTTCAATCACCGGAAATTCTTAGTCGTTCCTCCTGAGAAATATTTCGCCAGCCTTGCCCATGGCGTTCTCTCATTTGACGTCAGACATCGGAACAATCACGGTTCCGACATCACTTGTGGCAGGGTCTTCAACAAGGATGCGCATTGTTGTTGCGCCGGCCTGAGTCTGAACGTATTCATGAAAGAGAATGCCGGATTTCAAGAGTGCAGGATATCGCTGCTCGGGGAATTGCAAGGTGAATGTCTTTCCGGACTGAAAAATCACTTTCCCGGTCTGGTCCTGTTCGATGATGTAGACCTCAACGGTGCCTTTGCGCTCGCCGCCGCTTTGCGCAAGATGAAGATCATGCGCATCTATGGAACACAAAATCTTCAGTGAATTAGGCGGCTGGTCCGTGCGATCGATACGCGCGGTCAGCGGAATCGAAGAAGATTCGATTGGGCTCCGCACTGCTGTGACGAGCCGTACCTGGTCTTCGTTCTTCGTGGCTTCGGTGTCCGGGAAGGCGAAGTAGCCTCTCGGATAACGCACAGTCAAGCCGTGGCCTTTCACTTCCACCTTGATGTTATGAAATTTCCCGTCGAGCGCGCTGGGATCGATATAGAAGCCGAGAGTATAGGTGACGGCGGAATCGTCTACGGCTTTGCGAATGGCGCCGGTCAGATCGTTGGTGTTGACGAACGCCTTACCGCCGGTATCTTCGGCGACTTTCTCCATCGTTGCAATGCCGATGGGCCGCTGCGACTGCCCAGGCATATTGTCATAGTGGCCCGCAGCGCCGGAAACTTCATCAGCATCCGCATTTCCGCCGATCTCAGCCTGCTCCGAAAAGCCCGCGGGAAGCAGACCGCGTGCATCCACAGGATAAACGGCAATATTTGCGGGACCGAGCACATGAGCCATTGCTGCGCCAGAAAAAGGAAGATTGGCCGTCAGCCAAACGAGATTCTTGCGCCCCGGAATATTGGCGACATGGGAGGCAATTTGTTGGAGCGCAGCCATCGTTTCCGCACCGCGTTCTTCGTTGGCTCCTGCCGCCAACCGCATTGAGGCGCTGTTATCGAATCCGCTGCCTTGGCGGAAAAAATTTTCGGCCGTAGAGTCGTGGCCGGAAAGATTTATCGCCGTGCGGCCGGGCTCAACAATCTCACGATTCGTGATCGACTTGGCATCGTAGTTTTTCAGAATATTGAGCAGCTGGTCGCGGTCGCTGGTGAAATCGCAGAGTACATAAAGAGAATGGTGGAGGCCGTAAATCGCGATGCGGTCCTGCGGCGGCAATTGCTTGATGAATTCGATTAAGTGTGACTTGGCGTTTTGTAGTGCATGGTCTTCGATCCAAAACGGCGTGCTCTCGTACTGGCTTTCCGGCGAGGAACCGTAGAGCGTGTTCAGATTGTCGAGCAGTACGATGGTGATGCTGCGAGGTGCGGTAATTCCATAGTGCGGAACATCGGAGAAGACGTTCTGAGGCAGCGGCTGTTGTGGCGGTTGTTGTGTAGCAGCGGCGGCATCGGCGGAAAAAATGCTGATTGGCTGTGGTTTGCCGCGGTCAAAAACTGTGAAATCGTCTTTCGTGAGATTGGCCACCGTGCGATTTTTATCGCGGACAATAATACCAAG
The sequence above is a segment of the Candidatus Acidiferrales bacterium genome. Coding sequences within it:
- a CDS encoding polymer-forming cytoskeletal protein, producing MWRKQPEVKPSPAVAPGAQNSPSYAPAVESPVRSSAPATAASGPASSSPSSFSSAPSASPDAAVLTNGIRIKGELSGKADLVIDGEVEGSIRLVESRLTIGQSGRVKASIEAREVTVRGSVEGNVRGRERIALGSSSRVKGDLEAPRIAIEDGAKFKGRVEMGPTADAREHQSKRNAPAANASTPAITSPAPAAAPFSSAAPVQTPSSVSASPANSAEPIAAHTKP
- a CDS encoding class I SAM-dependent methyltransferase is translated as MSKPRLGSSAAAPLRVKKYDSLSASTHTNGNENLRLSNGLKDFLWLISDVENGRLLDLGAVSQATLSFFIERGFRVTTDDLQRSWAQFRAIEEEKQRNLPPSDFNEPLTAEEIAQQFLQNSLQYADEEFNAVLVWDLFDHLDADLLPSIANRLYEIVRPGGAVLGIFHSKPAERMYRYRIVDNQTIEVIPIGPAKATERAFQNREILNLFGRFRSAKTFVGRDQLREGLFIK
- a CDS encoding VTT domain-containing protein; this encodes MLIPWQGLVHRLYDVKGLIEWGGTLLVCGVIFVETGLFFGFFLPGDSLLVTAGVFAAAGQLRLVWLLLPVSMCAIAGDQLGYFIGRQAGGSLYNRPDSRFFKKKHLEEAHAFYEKYGGMTVILARFVPIIRTFCPPVTGAAKMNYARYLTYDIFGGLLWVCSMVLLGYTLGATIPHIDRQIHWVIAAVIFLSLLPAIISAWKVRAQKRAG
- a CDS encoding VWA domain-containing protein, producing the protein MRIALCSMSCRVAICLLLPLLPISAAPQNPSQLPKIRVSARLVQLGIIVRDKNRTVANLTKDDFTVFDRGKPQPISIFSADAAAATQQPPQQPLPQNVFSDVPHYGITAPRSITIVLLDNLNTLYGSSPESQYESTPFWIEDHALQNAKSHLIEFIKQLPPQDRIAIYGLHHSLYVLCDFTSDRDQLLNILKNYDAKSITNREIVEPGRTAINLSGHDSTAENFFRQGSGFDNSASMRLAAGANEERGAETMAALQQIASHVANIPGRKNLVWLTANLPFSGAAMAHVLGPANIAVYPVDARGLLPAGFSEQAEIGGNADADEVSGAAGHYDNMPGQSQRPIGIATMEKVAEDTGGKAFVNTNDLTGAIRKAVDDSAVTYTLGFYIDPSALDGKFHNIKVEVKGHGLTVRYPRGYFAFPDTEATKNEDQVRLVTAVRSPIESSSIPLTARIDRTDQPPNSLKILCSIDAHDLHLAQSGGERKGTVEVYIIEQDQTGKVIFQSGKTFTLQFPEQRYPALLKSGILFHEYVQTQAGATTMRILVEDPATSDVGTVIVPMSDVK